One part of the Enterococcus sp. DIV1094 genome encodes these proteins:
- a CDS encoding ABC transporter substrate-binding protein codes for MKNNSFFILIAFCLFLTGCAFNANEPAKKELTIGFSQAGTESNWRKAQNQSIKEALEKQNFQVLHRNSYSDPKQQIQDVMTFIAYQVDMIVLSPIEETGWDSVLEEAKEANIPVIIVDRNITTEKQNLYLTHIGSSFKAQGSRAGLYVTNHYQQKSQESIQVFEIRGSENTSPTRLRSDGFLETIGRDPRIHVTQVISGDYIRLKAKEQFSKAIDEGKLDGIDVIYSHNDEMTLGALDAMKEKNLENNFVIVSIDAQKEMIDQLKKGNVNCVVECNPFMGELVANTVKRYFKKKAIPDDIYVSDTVFSDQNDFSTIPPRGY; via the coding sequence GCAAAAAAAGAATTAACGATCGGCTTTTCTCAAGCAGGCACCGAGAGTAATTGGCGGAAAGCGCAAAATCAGTCCATCAAAGAAGCACTAGAAAAACAAAATTTTCAAGTCCTTCACCGAAATAGTTACTCTGATCCAAAACAACAGATCCAAGATGTGATGACATTTATCGCCTATCAAGTCGATATGATCGTGTTGTCTCCTATCGAAGAAACAGGTTGGGATTCTGTTTTGGAAGAAGCCAAAGAAGCGAATATCCCAGTCATCATCGTCGATCGTAACATCACAACGGAGAAACAAAATCTCTATTTGACCCATATTGGTTCAAGCTTCAAAGCACAAGGCAGCCGAGCTGGGCTCTATGTAACGAATCATTATCAGCAAAAGTCGCAGGAATCGATCCAAGTATTTGAGATACGTGGTTCAGAAAATACATCTCCTACTCGTTTAAGGTCGGACGGATTTTTAGAAACGATTGGACGTGATCCAAGAATCCATGTCACCCAAGTCATCAGCGGCGACTATATTCGATTGAAAGCCAAGGAACAATTCTCAAAAGCGATTGATGAGGGAAAATTAGACGGGATCGACGTCATTTACTCCCATAACGACGAAATGACATTAGGTGCTTTAGATGCCATGAAAGAAAAGAACCTTGAAAACAACTTCGTGATCGTCAGCATTGATGCGCAAAAAGAAATGATCGACCAATTAAAAAAAGGAAATGTCAATTGCGTCGTGGAATGCAATCCATTTATGGGAGAATTAGTCGCAAATACCGTCAAACGTTACTTCAAAAAGAAAGCGATTCCAGATGATATCTATGTTTCTGACACTGTTTTTTCAGATCAAAATGATTTTTCAACGATCCCGCCACGCGGCTATTAG